A single uncultured Methanobrevibacter sp. DNA region contains:
- the frhD gene encoding coenzyme F420-reducing hydrogenase, FrhD protein, whose amino-acid sequence MPYDSDIIVIGCGNVLFKDDGYGPIVINLLQKLFNDKNDYYDPAVTDFVENEFDKDILKEIEEKVANKTLPDGVQFVDGGTAAPTNFFPLYSEYDWKKLIVIDVVEFNAEPGTVDVFDPSVMQQGKYDNPHGMTVEDPLREISQNKCEVVIVGCKPAEVPTPDVDMGLTEPVEKAIPKTIDIILNEIGVK is encoded by the coding sequence ATGCCTTATGATTCGGACATAATTGTTATTGGATGCGGGAATGTTCTATTTAAAGATGATGGATACGGTCCAATTGTCATTAACTTATTACAAAAGTTATTTAATGATAAAAATGACTATTATGATCCCGCTGTTACAGACTTCGTTGAAAATGAATTTGATAAGGATATTTTAAAGGAAATTGAAGAGAAAGTTGCTAACAAAACATTGCCTGATGGTGTTCAATTCGTTGACGGAGGAACTGCAGCGCCTACTAACTTTTTCCCATTATATTCTGAATATGACTGGAAAAAACTCATTGTTATAGATGTTGTGGAATTCAATGCCGAACCGGGTACGGTGGATGTCTTTGATCCAAGTGTAATGCAACAAGGGAAATATGATAATCCTCATGGAATGACTGTTGAGGACCCTCTTCGTGAAATTTCACAAAACAAATGCGAGGTTGTAATTGTTGGCTGCAAACCTGCTGAAGTACCAACTCCGGATGTGGATATGGGTTTAACAGAACCTGTAGAAAAGGCGATTCCAAAGACTATAGATATTATTTTAAATGAAATCGGGGTAAAATAA
- the frhA gene encoding coenzyme F420 hydrogenase subunit alpha, translated as MKDRVVISPTTRQEGHAELVMEVDDEGIVTKGMYLSITPVRGLEKMVLNKAPETAPVLCQRICGVCPIPHTLASAEAMDMALGIEIPKAGKLLRKAVAAAHGINSAAIHHFLVAPDVVPEDKFADAVNSVSEVRKHVQYVVDMIAGEGIHPSDVRVGGMARNITPFTKERLIERMNALKPKLEAHVEFIKNCVLEAGLPKDLGVVNQPLMAMDATYGTNDFDMDKFSEVLPEAWYDEPDIGKKACSVIPLWEGTNVETGPRARMEKFAGFKDKGVIAQHAARADEMLKNYDACLEALDAIDPAAPANVSYDKRGTGELGFGVIEGPRGTDVHMAQVKDGKTQFYSAIVPTTWNIPTMGPATEGFHHEFGPHVIRAYDPCLSCATHVMVVDDEDKSILKNEMVRI; from the coding sequence TTGAAAGATAGAGTAGTTATATCTCCTACAACTCGTCAAGAGGGCCATGCCGAACTTGTCATGGAAGTAGACGATGAAGGGATAGTTACAAAAGGGATGTATTTAAGTATAACTCCTGTTAGGGGTTTAGAAAAAATGGTTCTTAACAAAGCTCCTGAAACCGCTCCTGTTTTATGTCAAAGAATTTGTGGAGTATGTCCAATTCCACACACTTTAGCATCTGCAGAAGCTATGGATATGGCTTTAGGTATTGAAATTCCTAAAGCAGGAAAATTGTTAAGAAAAGCTGTCGCAGCAGCACACGGTATTAACAGTGCAGCAATTCACCACTTCTTAGTTGCACCGGATGTTGTCCCTGAGGACAAATTCGCAGATGCAGTTAACAGTGTAAGTGAAGTAAGAAAACATGTTCAATATGTTGTAGACATGATTGCTGGTGAAGGTATCCACCCATCCGATGTAAGAGTTGGAGGAATGGCAAGAAACATTACACCATTCACCAAAGAAAGATTAATCGAAAGAATGAATGCTTTAAAACCAAAACTTGAAGCACACGTTGAATTCATTAAAAACTGCGTACTCGAAGCTGGTTTACCTAAAGATTTAGGTGTAGTTAACCAACCATTAATGGCAATGGATGCAACTTACGGTACCAACGATTTCGATATGGACAAATTCTCAGAAGTATTACCTGAAGCATGGTATGATGAACCAGACATTGGTAAAAAAGCATGTTCAGTAATTCCATTATGGGAAGGTACTAATGTTGAAACTGGTCCAAGAGCAAGAATGGAAAAATTCGCTGGATTTAAAGATAAAGGTGTAATTGCTCAACATGCAGCTCGTGCTGACGAAATGTTGAAAAACTATGATGCTTGTTTAGAAGCATTAGATGCAATTGATCCTGCAGCACCTGCAAACGTATCATACGATAAAAGAGGAACTGGTGAACTCGGATTTGGTGTCATAGAAGGTCCTAGAGGAACTGACGTACACATGGCTCAAGTCAAAGATGGTAAAACCCAATTCTACTCAGCAATTGTACCAACTACTTGGAACATTCCAACAATGGGTCCTGCAACTGAAGGATTCCACCATGAGTTTGGTCCACATGTAATCAGAGCTTACGATCCATGTTTATCCTGTGCAACTCATGTGATGGTAGTTGACGATGAAGACAAATCCATTCTTAAAAATGAAATGGTGAGAATCTAA
- the frhB gene encoding coenzyme F420 hydrogenase subunit beta, which translates to MVLGTYKEAVSARSTDSKILDVSQDGGIVSALLCYALDEGIIEGAVVAGTPDEDWRPIPTVVTSADEVIAAAGTKYSMSPTLSALKEATRQYGLEKVGVVSTPCQTQGLRKAQAYPFTRFVADKIKLIIGIYCMENFPMASLDTFATAKLGFDSLQDATKMDIGKGKFWLTKDGEDSGLAIKETHGYEQAGCNICMDYVAEWADVSTGSVGSPDGWSTVLTRTGDGETVFKAAVDAGLIETKPMDEVKPGLPLLEKLAKGKKDKNGKERERRAKMGLPLPVEY; encoded by the coding sequence ATGGTATTAGGTACTTATAAAGAAGCAGTATCTGCAAGATCTACTGATAGCAAAATTTTAGACGTATCCCAAGATGGAGGAATCGTTTCAGCATTACTCTGTTACGCACTCGATGAAGGAATCATTGAAGGTGCAGTTGTAGCTGGAACTCCTGATGAAGATTGGAGACCAATTCCTACTGTAGTAACCTCAGCTGATGAAGTTATTGCAGCAGCAGGAACTAAATACTCAATGTCCCCAACCTTATCTGCATTAAAAGAAGCAACACGTCAATACGGTTTAGAAAAAGTTGGTGTAGTATCAACTCCTTGTCAAACCCAAGGTTTAAGAAAAGCACAAGCTTATCCATTCACAAGATTTGTCGCTGATAAAATCAAATTAATCATCGGTATCTACTGTATGGAAAACTTCCCAATGGCTTCTCTTGACACCTTTGCAACTGCAAAATTAGGATTTGACAGTTTACAAGATGCAACTAAAATGGACATTGGTAAAGGTAAATTCTGGTTAACCAAAGATGGTGAAGACTCAGGTTTAGCTATTAAAGAAACACACGGATACGAACAAGCTGGATGTAACATCTGTATGGACTATGTTGCTGAATGGGCTGACGTATCAACCGGTTCTGTTGGATCTCCTGACGGATGGTCTACTGTTTTAACAAGAACTGGTGATGGTGAAACCGTATTTAAAGCAGCTGTTGACGCTGGTTTAATCGAAACAAAACCAATGGACGAAGTAAAACCAGGTCTTCCTTTACTTGAAAAATTAGCTAAAGGTAAAAAAGACAAAAACGGTAAAGAACGTGAAAGAAGAGCTAAAATGGGATTACCACTCCCAGTGGAATACTAA
- a CDS encoding endoglucanase produces MEKSNIIISIIIVLCIAAAVAAYGITNSDNPIFSDLSSMQGKDTGHGLGNNSSINKTNGSSVASTAGSASSSSSDSGYSDGGSSSGSDSSDYSSSSSSSSSSSSDYSPDSSSSSSSGTSLSYSDAQSIAAGAVSEPGCYAGGGYYSDGYWYFTVYDQDGNAVDSISVSDSTGATGRG; encoded by the coding sequence TTGGAAAAATCAAATATAATTATTTCAATAATTATTGTGTTATGTATTGCAGCAGCAGTTGCAGCATATGGAATAACAAATAGTGACAATCCAATTTTCTCAGATTTATCCAGTATGCAGGGTAAAGACACAGGACATGGACTTGGAAACAATTCCTCAATAAACAAAACAAATGGATCTTCTGTAGCAAGCACTGCAGGTAGTGCAAGCAGTTCAAGTTCCGATTCAGGTTATAGTGATGGTGGATCAAGTTCTGGATCAGACTCAAGTGATTACAGTAGCAGTAGCAGTAGTAGCAGCAGTAGTAGCAGTGATTATTCCCCAGATAGTAGTTCAAGTTCCAGTTCAGGTACTTCATTATCTTACTCAGATGCTCAAAGTATCGCAGCAGGTGCAGTTTCAGAACCTGGATGCTATGCTGGAGGAGGATACTATTCTGATGGATACTGGTATTTCACAGTATATGACCAAGATGGAAATGCTGTAGATTCCATAAGTGTTAGCGATTCAACAGGCGCTACTGGAAGAGGTTAA
- the frhG gene encoding coenzyme F420 hydrogenase subunit gamma encodes MFDKLKKAFGGAEEAKAPKAEKKVEAAPVETKAPAEEPKAASAKPRIGYIHLSGCTGDAMSLTENYDILSTVLTDMVDIVYGQTLVDKWVHGTFAEEMPEMDLCLIEGSVCLQDDHSVQELLMAREKSGLICAFGSCAMTGCFTTFARGGQQAQPKHESFAPISQLVKVDCALPGCPVAPEMIAKVVVALCNGDMEYLQPAIDKAACNTGCGCDVLTNIIRNGLCTGCGTCALACPTRAMGFSEGRPSCDRDRCIKCGSCYAMCPRAWLPIKRIKEETGL; translated from the coding sequence ATGTTTGATAAATTGAAAAAAGCTTTCGGTGGTGCTGAAGAAGCAAAAGCACCAAAAGCAGAGAAAAAAGTTGAAGCTGCTCCTGTTGAAACAAAAGCACCTGCAGAAGAACCAAAAGCTGCTTCAGCAAAACCACGTATTGGTTACATACACTTAAGTGGTTGTACTGGAGATGCAATGTCTTTAACTGAAAACTATGACATTTTATCTACAGTTTTAACTGACATGGTTGATATCGTATACGGACAAACTTTAGTAGACAAATGGGTTCACGGTACTTTCGCTGAAGAAATGCCTGAAATGGACTTATGTTTAATTGAAGGATCAGTCTGTTTACAAGATGATCACAGTGTCCAAGAACTTTTAATGGCAAGAGAAAAATCAGGTTTAATCTGTGCATTCGGTTCCTGTGCTATGACCGGTTGTTTCACAACCTTCGCACGTGGAGGTCAACAAGCACAACCTAAACACGAATCATTCGCACCAATCAGCCAATTAGTTAAAGTTGACTGTGCACTTCCTGGTTGTCCTGTAGCTCCTGAAATGATTGCAAAAGTTGTTGTAGCATTATGCAACGGAGACATGGAATACTTACAACCTGCTATTGATAAAGCTGCTTGCAACACTGGATGTGGCTGTGATGTATTAACCAATATAATCCGTAACGGATTATGTACTGGATGTGGAACTTGCGCTCTAGCTTGTCCAACAAGAGCTATGGGCTTTTCTGAAGGTAGACCTAGCTGTGATAGAGACAGATGTATTAAATGTGGATCTTGTTATGCAATGTGTCCAAGAGCATGGTTACCTATCAAAAGAATTAAAGAGGAAACTGGACTTTAG